Within Oreochromis niloticus isolate F11D_XX linkage group LG2, O_niloticus_UMD_NMBU, whole genome shotgun sequence, the genomic segment AGGTGAAATCTTGTCTGTCTGTTAAGTGATGGAGACGGTTGTGTAATAACTTGCATAAAGGTGGTGGTTGGGCATGAAACAGGAGGATAACCTCTGGGCCTCTCACGTCTACATTGCTAGCCACTCTGTGAAGTGAGTGTAACTTGGAAAGCTAGAGAAACTGCTGGGCTTGCCCTTCATTCATCATTGGAGATCTTTTTTGCTAGAAAAGTGTgcatcatgttagcaaaatCCAGGTCAATCCATTTGGTGATGTTCAATACGTTGTTTAAACCTGCCATTTTCAATTGGTATTGGAGAAATTTTGATACGTTTTGCCTATTAAATTAAAATGCCATTGGTTTGATCTGTAATTTGGTGGGTATTTAGTCAAATATCTTCACCTTATGAAAGCAAATGAAAGATCCTGCAGCTAAACGGTTATTAAAtcaacttttatttttctgaaaacctCAAATACTTTTTTGAAACTAGATGATTCTGCTGGGTCTcaaagtctgtgtgtgtatgataAACTTGCTAAGTGTGTATTGTGGTGCCGcaggaagatgaagaagaggaagaagatatCGACAGCTTGGTTAGCTTTCATAGAAGAACGATGAACTCAAATGCCTCCAGCCTGCGTGGCTCAAAGGTAAAGTAATGACAGCTCTCAGAACTCACATTAGGTCTCTGAAGTATTTTTTGAAGTGCAGCTCATTACGTGTCTCATAACAGAGCTGATACTTACTTATCTGAACACGGATCTTCAACCTCAGGAAATCCTCTAGCACGTTAGGAAGTGCAAAACTGATAGTGCGAGTCCAGCAAAGTGTTTCTATAGTTACCAGAGCCTGAATAGAAAGCAAAGCTGTCACCAAGACGGCCTTAATGCTATTAATATGGATTTACGAAACATCCTGATAATGCTTAACTCAATTTGTTGTCCCTAACAATCTTTCTGTATCTTTGTAGAATTTTTCTCAATCTGTAGCTTCTTTGTTCCCTTGTTATTACTTTTTAAACTGAAGCACTGACTCTGTTTCTCCACTTATTAACTAAAATTGAATATTTGTCATCAACTTGAAACAAATGCGGGCCTTGTTAATGATAGTTTGTTATCATGCAGAGCACACTGGGCAGCATGATGAGCCtttacagtgaagctggagaCTTTGACAGTGTGGAGGTGAAGGGAGATGTTGTGTTCTCTGTAAGTTACGACGAGAGCAGCCAGAGCCTCCAGGTCTTCATCAAGGAGTGTCATCAGCTGGCTTATGGCGATGCTGCACGGAGCGTCTGCAACCCGTAAGAACTACATCCAAAACTACATCGTTTATGGAGCTCTAACAGGCAGAGtttgaaattaaaagcaaagtttGGTCAAACTTTAACCTTCAGATTAAGCAGCTCTGTTGATTGTGCCTAAAAACGACACATTTTTCTACTGCACACACACCCCTCAGTAATGTAAGCAAAGCTTTGATCAGTATCGATAAGAGGTTACTGTGTTTACGGAGTCTCAGTAATCACATCCCAGAGGTGATTAGTTGAGCTTCACAGGAAATTGAGTGTCAAcagacatattttttttttctcagcatttAGTCAGGAAATACAACAGATGAGCAGTAATCATGACAAGGAGACTCACGGTTTGACCTTCTTCTGTATTTATGTTACAGCTATGTCAAATGTTATCTGCTCCCTGACAAATCTCGCCAGAGCAAAAAGAAAACCAGCACCAAGAGAAACACTATAAACCCAGTCTACAATGAAACTTTAAAGGTGATGATTTATCATTTTTCTCATGCCTAACTGGACTTCAACTGTTGATCTTACCCTGTTGACTTAAAGACGCTCCCTTATTAGCGACCTCGCGCCATGTCTGCTGCAAATAATGACCGCACCTATGGAGACCTTAAGGTTGATATTGACTTTGCAGATTAGAGTAGCTGTTgtcaaatattgattttagtccCAGCCTTCAGTGTAGAGTCAGCACAGTAGCAAACTGTTGACAGGGAAATTAACCAGAAAGTTCCatttcaacatgtttttttttttttttttctgttgttgttaaaTACTCTCAATTTTTCATGTCATAGTTTGTGTTCCTGTCTACTTTTAAAAGACCAAAATGTCCACATTTGGAGGTTGAAGCAGTAGCAGTGGTGTGAATTATTTCACCACTCACACCTGATGTCATATTATTTAACCAGATTGTAAATTATAATTTGAAACTACACAGCTGTTTTAGAAGCAGATCAGGGTTTGGCTTAAAATGGGCATTTTGGGTCAATCAGTTATGGGTCACTGCATAAAAAAGGTTTCTTTTTTGTGAATACACACATTGGAGAATTATCTATCAGGCTTTTGATCATCACGTCTCCTCTCTTCTTCTACCAGTACTCTATCGACCGCTCTAAGTTGTCCACTCGCTCCCTCTCAATATCAGTCTGGCATCATGGTCGCCTCAGCCGCAACGCCTTCCTGGGAGAGGTGGAGATCCCCTTGGACTGCAGAGACCTCAACTCCCCACAAGAGGAGCGCATGGCTCTCCTGGCAAAGGTAGAGCAGAGATTGTGTGCTCTCTGTTTAAGGAGTTTTCTTGTAGCTATGTTGAAACTCAACAAATGGCTTGTTTACCCATGAAGTCTGATGCAGAGTGTACATCTGCGTTGTGCTGAATAGGTGGAGTTTGCACACATTTTAAACTGCGTATCGGGGGCATGCACTGATGCCCCACCCAGTTTAAGCACTGAAGGAAGCATAAATGACTACCTCGACCATGTGACTAATACAAACAAAACTGGACCATTTTAGATGAAACGgttaacaaattaaaatattgattttaattGGTTTATCTGCAAAATGCCGGCAGGTGATTGTTACCTTTAAACCTCAATTACTTTAAAGTGAGGAGACCTCACACAGGCAATGTCTCCCTTCTATTTGAAACATTTACTCCTTCCTCACCACTCATCATCACTTTTGGAGGTTTGTGTTTTATCCAGAGCCATGTAACATTTTATGAATTAACTAGAATTTGAATGAAGGGTCTCTAAGCAAAGGAGAGATACACCAGGTAGCCCCTTCCTTTATCAGGCTGAAATAATAGTCTCTGTACTAATTTATAATTCTATCAACGCTGCTGTGAATGATGTCTCTTCCTTTATGAATTGCATCATACGGGCTTTTACAACATGGACAATAAACTGCAGTTGTTTGGGTAAAGTCACATGATCTGTGAAAACCAGTGAAACCTAACTGCTGTGTTATCACAAGATCCAGTTTGAGCTGTTTGCTGTAGAAATTACCTTTGGTTGAGCTGGAAGTTACTGTCTGAGGTTTAATTATACAAAGTTCAGTAAAGAAATTTTAATTAAGCTCATAACTTTAATTTGATCTCTAAAATATTTATCATACCATGGGGAGTCCTTTTGTAAGCAGCACTGTAAAACCAGGTGATGGCTCATTTTAGATGAAGCGTTTTTTTGCGCTTGTGCTCTAttgccctgttttttttttgttttttgttttttgttttttttgctggatttattttttctttattacttAGAGATAAAGCCACAGTGAACAAGCTTTACACGTTGTCTGCATCCACACTAGTCTTCCTCTGTGGACTGCTGCTTTTCATTGAGGGCGTTTTAACACCTATAGTTTGTTCAATCTGGTCAGAATCCGTTGATGAGTTTGTagctttgatttgtttttacacaaagaaaaaatccAAGTGCAGtccaagcaaaacaaaatgcatCACTACAAACCATGTGAGAATAATCAGTCTGCTTATTGGCCTGATGTGTCTGGGGCAGAAGCAACAAAAGTAAATGCAGGAAGGAGGTATTGTGTTCTGGACTATTGGAGAACATAAAAATTTCTTTCACAGCTAGTTGCTAGCCCGTACAGAGTCTTGCCACAGAATACAAAGCATACGTGGCTatgggaagtttttttttttagctcaggCTTACAACATATGCCTAGTAGTTTGTTTGCATCAAGGTCAGATCACGTTCACACCATAAATGAACCGCACCAAGACCACCTCCTCCAAAAGGTCTCTGTACAGTAGTTTTGTTCCGCACCGGAGTCTAACTACTGTGTTCACATCTGCACAACCAAACCTCAATAAGGTGGAAAAGGAAGCAgtgtttgatttttaaatggactaaacaCTGCCGGTGGGAAAATGCCCTAAAACTTACTGACCTGTAAATCAGTGCATTTGGATGAAAGCAGTGGCAGACCTGAGAATCTTGGTAACTACGTACATGTGTCCTTGTGCAGGAGACTGGACAAAATGATGAAATGATGGCTTAGAGTATTTCTCCACAGAACCAAAGCAGCAAGAATAATGAAAAGCACATTACAGACCAGAGTGAGCAGCCCAAATGTCAATCAGTTTAGATCAAAGTGACAGTATTGATTAGCTGTGAAGAAAAGGGCCTGGCTGTTACAGATGTTGTCTCATATATTTACAGGTTTGAGTTTCCATGTTAGTACATTGGCATGTGTACAAatgtactctttttttttttttttttcctgtctttttaaACAGGCAGCCTCTGTTGTGCCACCTTCAGCTTTTGCTCAGTACAAAGGGGAATTGATTATCTCCTTGAAGTTTGTCAcacctaaaaagaaaacagctgagaaaaccaaaggtaaaaagagagagagaaaaaaaaagtggctgTTTCTATCTCTGGCTTTGCTTCAAATTTCTGAGATTGTCTGTTCTCCTGTTCAGACAAAAAAGCCAGGGTGGAGGAAGGAGGAGAGCTGCATGTCCTAATAAAGGAGGCAAAGAATCTCATGGCAATGAAGTCAGGAGGCACATCGGATAGCTTTGTGAAGGGGTTGGTGATCACCAGTCCAATTCTTAAaccaatttaaaaataaataaataaataaacgcaCTCATGGTTTTTAAACaggaatttgtattttttaaattagtttggTGTTTGTGGCTTTGCAGCTACCTGTTCCCAACTAAGGCAAAGAACTCAAAGAGGAAGACTCCAGTTATGAAGAAGAACCTGAACCCCCACTACAATGAAACATTTGTGTACAAGGAGCTGACTCTGGAGCAGCTGAAGGAGATGTGTCTGGAGCTGACTGTGTGGGACAAAGAGTCCTTGCACAGCAATGAATTCCTGGGAGGTGTCCGCCTCAGCTCCGGAGAAGGTAAATGATGAAATCTATGAAGTCCTGATGTCGTCTTTTTCACCTGGCTTTTAAAGCTTATGTGAGATGGACTGTTTGGGGGGGGGAGATAAACCTgattattatttctttgttgcTGCTTTGTCTCCAGCAAGTGGACTAAAACATTAAACTAGAAAGAAATCATCTATCATTTTCAGATTTTAGAGGTTGGCAACCACTGTTACTCCTCAcctgtaaaaggctgatggggtattgtcATCACTGCACCAGGCGGACGGGTAACatggacacccaagtttgttAATGTGATAATTTGAATCTCAGTTATTTCAAAATCCAGGtcagaagttttctgaaaatcttggaatGTGATAACTCAAGAAGAAAGTCGCCTAGGATTTTCAGATTTGTACCATAGGCACATCCATTGAGAGACTGGGCGGTAGCTATAGCAGCTGCcagtattttttaattatttttatttttatatatttttttaagcagtttCCTCTTCCTTTAGTATTACCTGTATTTGTTAGTTAAATTTTGTGGGTGTCTTTTAAAgttgcatga encodes:
- the sytl4 gene encoding synaptotagmin-like protein 4 isoform X3, with the protein product MPEAADMINLGFLSESERELILEVLRRDEKLRQAEDQRVRKLKTELQDVKRKGAKRASEKYSQHSCGRCLEPLSRLTVFSSQCNMCNHIVCRNCRMVLPDGSWLCNVCAKESDVKKRTGDWFYDQRVNRFSTTPGHDLVRVSLRKKQPSKKRETVGEVLLSGPEINSDPPTYPSLTKQKLQMVDNSNSSSYSGSITSRASLESKEEEELKVQSKSNRSDTESVGNSSIASVKTETESGRVTPEPEQPRKENSFVRTSPVGSSNSSLTVSIKADTVSSKTTNAEINTAPEVKSSTVNPELDVDRLFKKSIKRGAKPAEYASTLDLRNERDTSEPSLGKRSRSVPGLDIQEDEEEEEDIDSLVSFHRRTMNSNASSLRGSKSTLGSMMSLYSEAGDFDSVEVKGDVVFSVSYDESSQSLQVFIKECHQLAYGDAARSVCNPYVKCYLLPDKSRQSKKKTSTKRNTINPVYNETLKYSIDRSKLSTRSLSISVWHHGRLSRNAFLGEVEIPLDCRDLNSPQEERMALLAKAASVVPPSAFAQYKGELIISLKFVTPKKKTAEKTKDKKARVEEGGELHVLIKEAKNLMAMKSGGTSDSFVKGYLFPTKAKNSKRKTPVMKKNLNPHYNETFVYKELTLEQLKEMCLELTVWDKESLHSNEFLGGVRLSSGEDFRGWQPLLLLTCKRLMGYCHHCTRRTGNMDTQVC